One segment of Amycolatopsis alba DSM 44262 DNA contains the following:
- a CDS encoding DJ-1/PfpI family protein has product MRAFLRVTLTVLAFTVAALTLPLTLGAVALSASFENRYAPRTEGVSTQPVRRAHDPAKPTAVIVVGNQGAVVSDTLVPYEILAASGAFNVYTVAPEARPVTLTGGLDLIPDLSFAGLDRLLASAAPEVVVMPALPDLGEPTTRPVTDWLKQQSSKGSLLMSVCNGSGVLASAGLLDGRKATAHWIRIGGFDEEFPAVDWVRGTRYVDDGNIVTTAGILSGVDGALRLTERFAGTEAARKTAEAVGWTHYSPGSSPPMTQNTFEAADTVVGFNTAFNWDKPTLGVLLTNGIRELELAAVFDTYGQSLAVETTALGLDGTPIQSRHGLTFAPRGTPSADGLDRLIVPGADAAARHAADRYSALSPVYLHAAPGFPFDAVLEDLARITDTATTRWTARTLEYRTDHLALGGAAWPWTVTLRPFGLAVLGLLAAFGIRARYRRRA; this is encoded by the coding sequence ATGCGCGCCTTCCTCCGTGTCACGCTGACCGTGCTGGCGTTCACCGTCGCCGCGCTGACCCTGCCGCTCACTCTCGGCGCTGTCGCGCTCAGCGCCAGCTTCGAGAACCGCTATGCGCCGAGAACCGAGGGGGTCTCGACGCAACCGGTTCGCCGGGCACACGATCCCGCCAAGCCCACCGCGGTGATCGTCGTGGGCAACCAGGGCGCCGTCGTCTCCGACACACTCGTCCCTTACGAAATCCTGGCTGCGAGCGGCGCGTTCAACGTCTACACCGTCGCGCCGGAAGCCCGGCCGGTCACCTTGACCGGCGGGCTCGACCTGATCCCCGACCTGAGTTTCGCCGGTCTGGATCGGCTGCTCGCGTCCGCCGCCCCCGAGGTCGTGGTGATGCCCGCGCTGCCGGACCTCGGTGAGCCGACCACGCGACCGGTGACCGACTGGCTGAAGCAGCAGTCGTCGAAGGGCTCGCTGCTCATGAGCGTCTGCAACGGCTCGGGCGTCCTCGCCTCGGCGGGTCTCCTCGACGGGCGGAAAGCCACCGCGCACTGGATCCGCATCGGCGGCTTCGACGAGGAATTCCCCGCCGTGGACTGGGTTCGCGGCACACGCTACGTCGACGACGGGAACATCGTGACCACAGCGGGGATCCTGTCCGGGGTCGACGGCGCGCTCCGGCTCACCGAGCGGTTCGCCGGCACCGAAGCCGCGCGCAAAACCGCCGAAGCGGTCGGCTGGACCCACTACTCCCCCGGTTCCAGTCCGCCGATGACACAGAACACCTTCGAGGCGGCGGACACCGTCGTCGGGTTCAACACCGCCTTCAACTGGGACAAGCCGACGCTCGGGGTCCTGCTGACCAACGGGATCCGGGAACTGGAACTCGCCGCGGTGTTCGACACCTACGGCCAGTCGCTGGCGGTCGAGACGACGGCGCTGGGTCTCGACGGCACGCCGATCCAGTCGCGGCACGGACTGACCTTCGCCCCGCGCGGCACGCCGTCCGCGGACGGCCTCGACAGGCTGATCGTGCCCGGCGCCGACGCGGCAGCCAGGCACGCGGCCGATCGGTACTCCGCGCTGTCGCCGGTGTACCTGCACGCCGCGCCGGGGTTCCCGTTCGACGCGGTGCTGGAAGACCTGGCGCGCATCACGGACACCGCCACCACGCGATGGACGGCCCGGACACTGGAGTACCGGACCGATCACCTCGCGCTCGGTGGCGCGGCGTGGCCGTGGACGGTCACGCTCCGGCCGTTCGGGCTGGCCGTCCTCGGTCTGCTCGCGGCCTTCGGGATCCGCGCCCGCTACCGCCGCCGAGCGTGA
- a CDS encoding FtsX-like permease family protein, whose amino-acid sequence MWDLAWQTAKTRLSGFVGAFVAILLGTALVAGCGILMESGLRAGVPTQRYADAAVVVGGQQEVDPPGAGPLEGQQVAEQASVPVSLAGAIAAVPGVRGVVTEQSFPANVVTADGRALNGPEGGQSLGHNWDAAALAPFSLREGKAPAGADEVVLDAELASRSKATVGGHVKIAVRSTPVDFVVSGIAAPKSGDGLARQSSVFFSPEKAVELAGTPGQAHAVGVLADPGVTPDGLADRIREAVGSDKVTVTTGVERSTVEFLDVSQTRMLLMALAGSFGGFALLIAVFVVASTLALVINQRRREFALLRAIAATPQQIRKLIGAETMLVAIVAGVLGSGLGVAVGFGLKNAFGAIGVIPPDFELALSPIPLVAALVLGLGTARLAAWSASRRPSSIRPVEALGEAAVERKELGRARVLVGCGLVAVGLGGSLVPTFVPGEPGIAAASMAALIIVIGLAVLGPKVVAFMTRLLAPVLSRTSRISGYLAAANSQANARRLASAVTPVMLAVAFALSMFYSQTSAAAARQEETVASTTADHVLASTTGHLSPEVAEAARRIPGVAAATPVVRTEVLNTVQEQDTVRTERYGAQGLDGAQVRGSLDLGVVSGKITDLTGNTVAMSEREADWYEKKIGDEVEFYFGDGAPAKLRLVATYTHDQAFGRYVLPADLARAHTGDRMDDSVLVRQQPDADPETVTAALRDLTARYPGLVVTPGSVVAAPAGGQQQAQFYVNLVAVGVILGYVVISVANTLVMSTAQRSREFALLRLIGTTKRQVVRMMRFEALATVGVAALLGTVVAAIPLMLLNLGLRGTPLPSGTLAVFGGVIAGAILLGLVSLGLATRVALRSKPIEAIGLRE is encoded by the coding sequence ATGTGGGATTTGGCATGGCAGACGGCGAAGACCCGCTTGAGCGGTTTCGTCGGCGCGTTCGTCGCTATCCTGCTCGGCACGGCGCTGGTCGCCGGCTGCGGCATCCTGATGGAATCCGGCCTGCGGGCGGGTGTCCCGACCCAGCGTTACGCCGACGCGGCGGTCGTCGTTGGCGGGCAGCAGGAGGTCGACCCGCCCGGAGCCGGGCCACTCGAAGGTCAGCAGGTCGCGGAGCAGGCGTCGGTCCCGGTGTCGCTCGCCGGGGCGATCGCCGCGGTGCCGGGGGTCCGCGGTGTGGTGACGGAGCAGAGCTTCCCGGCGAACGTGGTGACGGCCGACGGCCGGGCGCTGAACGGGCCGGAGGGTGGCCAGTCGCTGGGCCACAACTGGGACGCCGCCGCGCTGGCGCCGTTCTCGCTGCGTGAAGGCAAGGCTCCCGCCGGCGCCGACGAGGTGGTCCTCGACGCGGAACTGGCTTCCCGGAGCAAGGCCACCGTCGGCGGGCACGTGAAGATCGCCGTCCGGTCGACGCCGGTGGACTTCGTGGTCTCCGGGATCGCCGCGCCGAAATCGGGCGACGGCCTCGCGCGGCAGTCCTCCGTGTTCTTCTCACCGGAGAAGGCCGTCGAACTCGCCGGGACACCGGGCCAGGCGCACGCGGTCGGTGTGCTGGCAGACCCCGGCGTCACGCCGGACGGTCTCGCCGACCGGATCCGGGAGGCGGTGGGTTCCGACAAGGTGACCGTGACGACCGGGGTCGAGCGCAGCACGGTCGAGTTCCTCGACGTCAGCCAGACACGCATGCTGCTGATGGCGCTCGCCGGCTCGTTCGGCGGGTTCGCGCTCCTCATCGCGGTGTTCGTCGTGGCCAGCACGCTGGCGCTGGTCATCAACCAGCGCCGCCGGGAGTTCGCCCTGCTGCGGGCCATCGCGGCGACCCCCCAGCAGATCCGCAAGCTCATCGGCGCCGAGACGATGCTGGTCGCGATCGTCGCCGGGGTGCTGGGCAGCGGTCTCGGCGTGGCGGTCGGCTTCGGGCTGAAGAACGCCTTCGGGGCCATCGGGGTGATCCCGCCGGACTTCGAGCTGGCGCTGAGCCCGATCCCGCTCGTCGCCGCGCTGGTGCTCGGGCTGGGCACCGCCCGGTTGGCCGCGTGGTCGGCTTCGCGCCGTCCGTCGTCGATCCGCCCGGTGGAGGCGCTCGGCGAGGCGGCGGTGGAACGCAAGGAACTCGGCCGGGCGCGTGTCCTCGTCGGCTGCGGGCTGGTGGCCGTCGGCCTGGGCGGTTCGCTGGTGCCGACGTTCGTGCCCGGCGAGCCGGGGATCGCGGCCGCGTCGATGGCGGCGCTGATCATCGTGATCGGGCTGGCCGTCCTCGGTCCGAAGGTCGTCGCGTTCATGACGCGGCTGCTCGCCCCGGTGCTCAGCCGGACGTCCAGGATCAGCGGCTATCTCGCCGCCGCGAACAGCCAGGCCAACGCGCGGCGCCTCGCCTCCGCGGTGACGCCGGTGATGCTGGCGGTCGCGTTCGCGCTCTCGATGTTCTACAGCCAGACCTCCGCGGCCGCCGCCAGGCAGGAGGAGACGGTGGCGTCGACCACCGCGGACCACGTGCTGGCGAGCACCACCGGCCACCTGTCACCGGAGGTGGCGGAAGCGGCACGGCGGATCCCTGGTGTCGCCGCGGCGACACCGGTCGTGCGCACCGAAGTGCTGAACACAGTGCAGGAGCAGGACACCGTGCGTACCGAGCGATACGGTGCTCAGGGACTGGACGGCGCGCAGGTCCGCGGGAGCCTCGACCTGGGTGTCGTGTCGGGCAAGATCACGGATCTCACCGGGAACACCGTCGCGATGAGCGAACGGGAAGCCGACTGGTACGAGAAGAAGATCGGCGACGAGGTCGAGTTCTACTTCGGTGACGGCGCTCCGGCGAAGCTGCGGCTGGTCGCCACCTACACCCACGACCAGGCTTTCGGCCGCTACGTGCTGCCCGCGGACCTGGCCAGGGCGCACACCGGCGACCGGATGGACGATTCGGTGCTGGTGCGGCAGCAACCCGACGCGGACCCCGAGACCGTGACGGCCGCGCTGCGCGACCTCACGGCGCGCTATCCGGGCCTGGTCGTCACGCCGGGATCGGTGGTGGCCGCGCCCGCCGGCGGCCAGCAGCAGGCCCAGTTCTACGTGAATCTGGTCGCGGTCGGCGTGATCCTCGGCTACGTGGTCATTTCGGTGGCCAACACGCTGGTGATGAGCACGGCGCAGCGCTCGCGGGAGTTCGCGCTGCTGCGGCTGATCGGCACCACGAAACGCCAGGTGGTGCGGATGATGCGCTTCGAGGCGCTGGCGACGGTGGGGGTCGCGGCGCTGCTGGGGACCGTGGTGGCGGCGATCCCCCTGATGCTGCTGAACCTCGGCCTGCGCGGGACACCGCTGCCGTCCGGCACGCTCGCCGTCTTCGGCGGGGTCATCGCCGGGGCGATCCTGCTCGGCCTGGTCTCGCTCGGACTCGCCACCCGTGTCGCGCTGCGGTCGAAGCCGATCGAGGCGATCGGCCTCCGCGAGTAG
- a CDS encoding ABC transporter ATP-binding protein, which produces MNAGGTCALALESVSKVYGSGDGAVTALNGVTVGVRKGTFTAVMGPSGSGKSTFLHCAAGLDKPSSGRVLLGDTELSGLREKALTELRRTRIGFIFQAYNLLPSLNVLQNITLPMRLAGQKPDPQWLREIVEGVGIAKRLEHRPSELSGGQQQRVAIARALVTRPEVVLADEPTGALDTRTARQVLDLLRSIVDTMGQTVLMVTHDPVAASAAHGVLFLADGKLAGHLPQPTPERVAERMTHLGEW; this is translated from the coding sequence ATGAACGCAGGGGGCACGTGCGCCTTGGCACTGGAATCCGTGAGCAAGGTCTACGGATCCGGTGACGGCGCGGTCACGGCTTTGAACGGGGTGACCGTCGGGGTGCGCAAGGGCACGTTCACCGCGGTGATGGGGCCTTCGGGATCGGGTAAGAGCACCTTCCTGCACTGCGCGGCGGGGCTGGACAAGCCGAGTTCGGGGCGGGTGCTGCTGGGGGACACGGAACTGAGCGGGTTGCGTGAGAAGGCGCTCACCGAGCTGCGGAGGACCCGGATCGGGTTCATCTTCCAGGCGTACAACCTGCTGCCGTCGCTGAACGTTTTGCAGAACATCACGCTGCCGATGCGGCTGGCCGGGCAGAAGCCCGATCCGCAGTGGCTGCGCGAGATCGTCGAGGGGGTCGGGATCGCGAAGCGGCTCGAACACCGCCCGTCGGAACTTTCCGGCGGCCAGCAGCAGCGGGTCGCGATCGCCCGCGCGCTGGTCACCCGGCCCGAGGTCGTCCTCGCCGACGAGCCGACCGGGGCGCTGGACACGCGCACCGCACGCCAGGTGCTCGACCTGCTCCGTTCCATTGTGGACACCATGGGGCAGACCGTGCTGATGGTCACCCACGACCCGGTCGCTGCGTCGGCCGCGCACGGCGTGCTGTTCCTGGCCGACGGCAAGCTGGCGGGGCACCTGCCGCAGCCGACGCCGGAACGCGTCGCCGAGCGCATGACCCACCTCGGGGAGTGGTGA
- a CDS encoding DUF1206 domain-containing protein has protein sequence MRDSKTFGLLARGGLVCYAVVHLLVAWLAARVALGDTAKADKAGALQMVVAEGGAWLLWLIAAGLAVLALWQLGEAITGHRQVKARRRTVRRIVSGIEVVLYGLVSYSAVKIAVAGADDGQTSLVAGILAKSYGQVLVNATGIAVVAVAMFLAQRGFRKTFTRELEFGGASGPTRTTTIRLGQIGWIALSVAYGTVGVLTVIAAVTFDPAKASGLDAALKTLVAQPYGGPMLLALAAGIAAFGVFALLDARFRKI, from the coding sequence ATGCGCGACAGCAAGACGTTCGGCCTGCTCGCCCGCGGTGGGCTCGTCTGCTACGCCGTCGTGCACCTGCTCGTCGCGTGGCTCGCGGCGCGGGTCGCCCTCGGTGACACCGCCAAGGCGGACAAGGCAGGCGCCCTGCAGATGGTGGTCGCCGAAGGAGGCGCGTGGCTGCTGTGGCTCATCGCGGCCGGGCTCGCCGTACTGGCGTTGTGGCAACTCGGCGAGGCGATCACCGGACACCGGCAGGTGAAAGCGCGACGGCGGACGGTGCGCAGGATCGTCAGCGGGATCGAGGTCGTGCTGTACGGCCTCGTCTCCTACAGCGCGGTGAAGATCGCCGTCGCGGGCGCCGACGACGGCCAGACGTCGTTGGTCGCCGGGATCCTCGCGAAGTCCTACGGCCAGGTTCTGGTGAACGCCACCGGGATAGCCGTCGTCGCGGTGGCGATGTTCCTCGCCCAGCGCGGGTTCCGGAAGACCTTCACGCGCGAACTCGAGTTCGGCGGTGCCTCCGGGCCTACCCGCACCACGACGATCCGGCTCGGTCAGATCGGCTGGATCGCGCTGTCCGTGGCGTACGGCACCGTCGGCGTGCTGACGGTCATCGCCGCGGTCACCTTCGACCCCGCCAAGGCGAGCGGGCTCGACGCCGCGCTGAAGACGCTCGTCGCCCAGCCCTATGGCGGACCGATGCTCCTGGCGCTCGCTGCCGGGATCGCCGCGTTCGGGGTCTTCGCGCTGCTGGACGCACGCTTCCGCAAGATCTGA
- a CDS encoding response regulator, translated as MSVRVLIVDDQALFREALATLLEVQPEIEVVGEAGDGEEAVRLCAALRPDVALMDLRMPVLDGIAATARLRAGQPGVQVLALTTFDDDEDVFAALRAGAVGYLLKDVSSTRLVEALVAAKRGESVLQPSVAAKLVARVARLPAETPRSQPSATPLSERELEVVRLLADGRSNREIAKTLFLAEGTVKNLVTSVLSKLQVRDRTQAALRAKELGLF; from the coding sequence ATGAGCGTCCGTGTCCTGATCGTCGACGACCAGGCGCTGTTCCGCGAGGCGCTGGCGACGTTGCTGGAGGTCCAGCCGGAGATCGAAGTCGTCGGCGAGGCGGGCGACGGCGAGGAGGCCGTCCGGCTCTGCGCGGCACTCCGCCCCGACGTCGCGCTGATGGACCTGCGGATGCCGGTGCTCGACGGCATCGCGGCCACCGCCCGGCTCCGAGCCGGGCAACCCGGTGTCCAGGTGCTGGCGCTGACCACGTTCGACGACGACGAGGACGTGTTCGCCGCGCTGCGGGCGGGCGCCGTCGGCTATCTGCTCAAGGACGTCTCCTCGACACGGCTGGTGGAAGCCCTGGTCGCGGCCAAACGGGGCGAGTCGGTGCTTCAGCCGTCGGTGGCGGCGAAGCTGGTCGCGAGGGTGGCACGGCTGCCTGCCGAGACGCCACGGTCCCAGCCGTCGGCGACCCCGCTTTCGGAGCGGGAACTGGAGGTGGTCCGGCTGCTGGCGGACGGCCGCAGCAACCGGGAGATCGCCAAGACGCTGTTCCTCGCCGAGGGCACGGTGAAGAACCTCGTGACGAGTGTCCTGTCCAAGCTCCAGGTGCGGGACCGGACCCAGGCCGCCCTGCGCGCGAAGGAACTCGGCCTGTTCTGA
- a CDS encoding Acg family FMN-binding oxidoreductase, whose product MILTEAPVVTAALEAAVRAPSPHNSQPWLFELGPDVIDLVLDEDRVLEVCDPDRREARLSCGAALLNLELAIAVAGWSCDVEFLPRKDRPELLARIAIGPRHRATAAEQSLAASIRARYSNRRPFASTPVPAGARHAVRQAAREEGAKLILLDEVGLLEAVTGLIRRADHLQALDEGFQAELRAWTKENGSRDGVPAYAGGPRPDGGLLPVRHHGESEQAREFERDPVVAVLATPTDGPFAQLRAGRAMQRALLTATSLGLSASFYSQPIEIPSARAVLRSLLGENEHPQAVFRLGYGFPGSTTPRRPVDAVSRTRPGEGHR is encoded by the coding sequence ATGATCCTCACTGAAGCACCGGTCGTCACCGCCGCGCTGGAGGCCGCCGTCCGGGCGCCGTCGCCGCACAACAGCCAGCCGTGGCTCTTCGAACTCGGACCGGACGTCATCGACCTCGTCCTCGACGAGGACCGCGTGCTGGAGGTCTGCGACCCGGACCGGCGGGAAGCACGGCTGTCCTGCGGTGCCGCGTTGCTGAATCTCGAACTCGCGATCGCCGTCGCCGGATGGTCCTGTGACGTGGAGTTCCTGCCACGGAAGGACCGGCCGGAACTGCTGGCCAGGATCGCGATCGGGCCGAGGCACCGGGCGACGGCGGCGGAGCAGAGCCTGGCGGCGTCGATCCGCGCGCGGTACAGCAACCGGCGGCCGTTCGCCTCGACCCCGGTCCCGGCCGGGGCCCGGCACGCGGTCCGGCAGGCGGCCAGGGAAGAGGGCGCGAAGCTGATCCTGCTCGACGAGGTCGGCCTGCTGGAGGCGGTCACGGGACTCATCCGGCGGGCGGACCACCTGCAGGCGCTCGACGAGGGCTTCCAAGCGGAACTTCGCGCGTGGACCAAGGAGAACGGGAGCCGCGACGGCGTCCCTGCCTACGCGGGCGGGCCTCGCCCCGACGGCGGGCTTCTTCCCGTCCGGCACCACGGGGAGAGCGAGCAGGCCAGGGAATTCGAACGCGACCCGGTCGTCGCGGTACTGGCGACACCGACCGACGGGCCGTTCGCCCAGCTCCGGGCGGGGCGGGCGATGCAGCGGGCGTTGCTGACGGCGACTTCGCTCGGCCTCAGCGCGTCGTTCTATTCGCAGCCCATCGAGATCCCGTCCGCTCGCGCCGTCCTGCGGTCACTGCTCGGCGAGAACGAGCACCCGCAGGCTGTTTTCCGCCTGGGCTATGGCTTCCCTGGTTCCACCACGCCGCGCCGTCCGGTCGACGCGGTCAGCCGGACGAGACCGGGGGAGGGCCACCGGTGA
- a CDS encoding DUF2252 domain-containing protein — MTGVVERIRERGEDDRQARIVEVLVEAFDDLMRADADAFRRKFRKMAAAPFAFYRGSACLFYADMADEDDPWANDETSRVWIQGDLHAENFGSYMDSSGTLVFDVNDFDEAYLGCFTWDLKRLAASVALLAWSKAISDDDIETLIGTYLRAYVKQVREYAERPGDELVRLQLDSTEGVLHGVLLRARLKTRIDLLDEVTTVEDYDRRFRRGPGVRVLEEAERETAIAAFESYLDTIPENKRFGSITYRVKDIVGRSGFGIGSAGLPAYNILVEGRTQALENDVVLSMKQGNVAAPSRIVAEERIRGYFTNEGHRTAVSQRALQAHADPWLGYTEIDGTGFVVSELSPYVDDLDWSELTEPSEMRPVLDYLGRATAKMHCVSDSDSEQTLVDFQSEAAIAEVIGDREDEFVRTLTEFGMAYAEQSREDHRLFVDAFRGGKIPAVRPAAEG; from the coding sequence ATGACAGGTGTGGTCGAACGGATCCGCGAGCGGGGCGAGGACGATCGGCAGGCGCGGATCGTCGAGGTGCTGGTAGAGGCCTTCGACGACCTCATGCGCGCGGACGCCGACGCGTTCCGCCGCAAGTTCCGCAAGATGGCCGCCGCGCCGTTCGCCTTCTACCGGGGCTCGGCGTGCCTCTTCTACGCGGACATGGCAGACGAGGACGACCCGTGGGCGAACGACGAGACCAGCCGGGTGTGGATCCAGGGCGACCTCCACGCCGAGAACTTCGGCAGCTACATGGATTCGTCCGGGACGCTGGTGTTCGACGTCAACGATTTCGACGAGGCCTACCTCGGCTGCTTCACCTGGGACCTCAAGCGGCTGGCGGCCAGTGTCGCGCTGCTGGCGTGGAGCAAGGCGATCTCGGACGACGACATCGAGACGCTGATCGGCACGTACCTGCGCGCCTATGTGAAGCAGGTCCGCGAGTACGCGGAGCGCCCCGGCGACGAGCTCGTCCGGCTCCAGCTGGACAGCACCGAAGGCGTTCTGCACGGCGTCCTGCTCCGGGCCCGGCTCAAGACGCGGATCGACCTGCTCGACGAGGTCACCACGGTGGAGGATTACGACCGCAGATTCCGGCGCGGTCCGGGCGTCCGGGTACTGGAAGAGGCCGAACGCGAGACCGCGATCGCCGCCTTCGAGTCCTATTTGGACACCATTCCGGAGAACAAGCGGTTCGGCAGTATCACCTACCGGGTCAAGGACATCGTCGGCCGGAGCGGGTTCGGCATCGGCTCGGCCGGGCTGCCCGCGTACAACATCCTCGTCGAGGGCCGGACCCAGGCACTCGAGAACGACGTCGTCCTGTCGATGAAACAAGGGAATGTCGCGGCGCCGAGCCGGATCGTGGCCGAGGAACGCATCCGCGGCTACTTCACGAACGAGGGGCACCGCACCGCCGTCTCCCAGCGCGCGTTGCAGGCGCACGCCGATCCCTGGCTCGGGTACACGGAGATCGACGGGACCGGGTTCGTCGTCTCGGAACTGTCGCCCTACGTCGACGACCTGGACTGGTCGGAGCTGACCGAGCCGTCGGAGATGCGGCCGGTCCTCGACTATCTCGGCCGGGCCACCGCGAAGATGCACTGCGTGTCCGATTCGGACTCCGAGCAGACGCTGGTCGATTTCCAGAGCGAAGCGGCCATCGCCGAAGTGATCGGCGACCGCGAGGACGAGTTCGTCCGCACACTGACCGAGTTCGGGATGGCCTACGCCGAGCAGTCGCGGGAGGACCACCGATTGTTCGTGGACGCCTTCCGCGGCGGGAAGATCCCCGCCGTCCGGCCTGCCGCGGAGGGCTGA